AGCAACTTTAGACGGCGATTTTGATGAAGCAAAAACTTTATTGTATTCTGCTGATACAGGCAATGTACAATTGTTTGATCTATACAAAATGCAATACGAGCGTTCATCGGGTGCTGATAAAAACAGTTACAAGAGTGCAGATATTATCGTAAATACATATAATGATCTGAACGATTCTACTGCCATTATTAACTACGCTAACTCATACAAAAAAACTCCGCTTGAGATCAAAGTAATAAAAAAGAGTGGTTTGTGGCAAGTGGATTTTAAACACACGATCGGCGAATAATTTTATAACAAAAACAAAATTTAGAAATGTACGTTCTTCATCCATGGCACGGCGCATCTTACGGTAAAAAAGTGCCTGAAGTTGTAAATGGTTTAATTGAAATTCCGCAAGGTTCCCGGGCGAAATACGAAATTGATAAAACAACCGGCTTATTAAAATTAGACCGTGTGGTGTATTCTTCTTTCCACTATCCTATTAATTATGGATTTATTCCGCAAACTTTGGGTTTGGATGGAGATCCATTGGACATTTTGGTCATGTGCTCTGAAAGTATTCAGCCCTTATGTATGGTAGAAGCCACAGTTATTGGAAACATGCAGATGATCGATAATGGCGAAGAAGATGATAAAATAATTGCGGTAGCCACCAAAGATCCAACTGTAAATCATATCACAGATATCGATGAGTTACCGAAGCACTTCATTGCCGTTTTGAAAAATTATTTTGAGCAATACAAAGTGCTGGAAAATAAAGTAGTGGAGATTGATGATTTTCAAAATAAGCAATATGCCTATAATATTATTGAAGATGCGATCAAACTGTATCAAAAAACTTTTCCGGCTAAATAATGGCTGTTAAAAAAGTAAATATGGATATACAAACTGTACTGACAATAATTCTTGTTGGCTTAGCTGCGGGAATGTTAAGCGGCTTTGTAGGTGTGGGAGGAGGATTGATCATTGTGCCTGCATTAGTTTTATTCTTAGGCTTTTCTCAACACAATGCGCAGGGAACATCCCTGGGGCTACTTTTATTACCTGCCGGCATTTTAGCTGTACTGCAATATTACCGGCATGGCGATATTGACTTTAAGGTTGTTGGCTTATTAGCAATAGGTTTTGTAGCTGGTGGTTATTATGGAAGTAAGCTGGCATTGAGCCTTCCCCAGGATACGATAAAAAAAATATTTGCCGTGTTCATGATCCTGGTAGCTATTAAAATGTTATTCATCGATAAAAAGATATCAGAAAAGGCAAATCAAAAAAATGAACAACAACTGAAAAAATAAATTGCGTTATGAAAAATCGATTGGCAATATTGGTCGTTTTATTTGTTGCATTGCTTTCGCAATCAGTAGCAGCTGAAAATACAATCGATACAGTTTATACGGGGATTTATGTTACCAGCATTCATGACATAGATTTTAAACAACAGGAATATGCAATGGATCTGTGGTTGTGGCTACAGTATAAAAACAAAGATTTTGATTTTGAAAAAAACCTGGAGATACCACAAGCAAAAAGCTTTACCAAATCTTATTCTACAACTGACACCTCCGGCGGGCAGGTATTTCTTTTAATGAAGATACAGTGTGTGATGAAAGACTCATGGAAGATCAATAACTTTCCTTTTGATCAGCAAAACCTTCGTTTTTTTATCGAAAATGCAGAGTTTGACTCAAGGCAACTTGTATTTGCTGCCGATACTGCCGGACAGCATTTTGATCCTAAGTTTACACTAAAAGACTGGGATATTGACAGCTTTAAAATAAACATTGGCACAAAAGCTTATGAAACTGATTTTGGTGATGCTACCTTATCAACTCCTCATTCGGAATATAGTAGCTTTAAAGTCAAGATCGAATTAAAACGTGATGCGATGGGATTATTCTGGAAAATATTTCTAGGCATGTACGTAGCATTCCTCATCTCTTACATCTGCTTTTATATTCATGCTGATCATATCGACTCCCGTTTTGGACTAAGCGTAGGTGCCTTATTTGCAGTTATTGGTAATAAATATATTATTGATTCATCTCTACCAGATACTACTACATTTACACTGGTGGATACTTTACATGGCTTGACCTTGTTCTTTATTTTTGCTACAGTTACCTGCTCCGTATTTTCATTACAAATGGCAAAGAAGAATAAGATCAAAGAGGCAAATCGATTTGATAAGGTAATGGCAATCGTATTTCTAGTCACTTATATTGCGCTGAATGCTTACTTTATTTACAATGCGCATTTGTCAGCATAATAATTATTGAGCATCGTCAATAAAGCCCCAATCTGTTTGTAAGCTTTTTAATCTTTCAGGAGACAATTGTAGCTCATTATAATGTCCTGCATTTTGCTTTTGTCGAAAAGCTTCATAAACAGTAACAGCGCATGCCACAGAAATATTCAACGATTTTATTATACCAACCTGAGGAATGATAAAATTACCATCGCACATAGCTAATAATTCATCGCTTACTCCACTATGTTCATTACCAAATATTAAGGCAACAGGTTCCGTCAAATTCAATTCATGTAAAGAAACAGCGTCACTGCTTAAATGCGTTGCATAAATTTTTTTATAGTTTTTACGCAATTGTACAAAGCATTCATTGGCATCCGTAAACTGGTGAATGGTTAACCATTTGGCTGCACTGGAAGAACTTTTTGCTCCCCATTTTTTATGCGGTGGTATTTTATTGTTGAGTATATAAATATCCTGTATTCCTACTGCATCACAGGTACGCATAACCGCAGAAATATTATGCGGATCGAAAACATTTTCCAGCACAACGGTTAAACCGGGTTGGCGCTTGTTTAATACTGAGGTAAGGCGATCGTTACGTTCAGGAGTCATTATTTATGGCGTTCTTTTAATATAGCAATAATATCTTCCAGCTTAAATCCTTTTGCCTGCAACAATATTAAATAATGAAACAATAAGTCTGCTGCCTCATTCTTAAATAATTCATCGTTATTATCCTTTGCTTCAATTACTAACTCTACTGCTTCTTCTCCTACTTTTTGCGCCAACTTATTAATTCCTTTTGCAAATAATGATGCAGTGTATGATTTTTCTGTCGGATTATTTTTTCTATCGCTGATAATATTTTCTAATTGAGATAAGAAATCATTGGAAACATTTTTTTCATCCCAGCAGGTATCAGCGCCGGTATGACAAACAGGTCCAACAGGTTCAGCTTTTATTAATAAGGTATCATTATCACAATCCACTTTAATGTCTTTCAACAATAAAAAATTCCCACTCTCTTCACCTTTTGTCCACAAACGGTTTTTACTGCGACTAAAGAAAGTTACCTTGTTCAATTCTTTGGTCTTTGTCAAAGCTTCTTCATTCATGAAGCCCAGCATTAATACTTTATTAGTAACGGCATCCTGCACAATTGCAGGAACCAAACCATCGGTATATTTTGCAAAATCTATTTTCATTATTATAATTATTTTGTAACGATCATTTGTACTCTATTCATCCTTAGTTGTGTCACTCATTTCATCTATTTGATCATTATTCGTCTTATTTTTTAATAGTTGAATCAACTCTTCCTGTTTATTTAGCATTTGCTCATGCCGGTTTTCTCTACGAGCTCTGCTTTTATCATTAACAGATTTAAAAATATAAATAGCAATTGCAAGCCCCAATAAAATTAAAATCATACCCGAACATTTACATCATTTACCGATAAATATTCTTTCAATTCAGGAATACCAATTTCTTTATAATGAAAGATGCTTGCTGCTAAAGCCGCATCAGCATTGGCATTTTCAAACACTTCTTTAAAATGCTCCATTTTCCCGGCTCCTCCGCTTGCTATTACCGGAACAGAAAGCATATTCGATAAGATACCTGTTATATCCAATGCAAAGCCACCTTTTGTTCCATCATTATTCATTGATGTAAGCAATATTTCTCCTGCGCCTAATTCAACTGCTTGCTTTGCCCAGTCAATAGCTTTGGTTTCTGTTTTTGTTCTTCCACCATTTAAGTAAACATACCATTCGCCGTCCTCTTCTTTTTTTGTATCAATTGCCAAAACCACACATTGACTACCAAATGCTTTGCTCAGATCGTTTATTAACTGTGGATTTTTATAGGCTGATGTATTTACTGAAACCTTGTCTGCTCCATTTTTCAATAACACTGAAACGTCTTCTACTGTTGATATTCCACCACCCACTGTAAACGGAATATTTATGGCAGCAGCTACCCGTTTAACTAATTCAACTAACGTTTTACGTTTTTCAACAGTAGCAGTAATATCTAAAAACACTAATTCATCTGCACCTTGCTGCGAGTATAGCATTGCCAGTTCAACAGGATCTCCTGCATCACGAATATCAACAAAGTTTACACCCTTAACGGTTCTTCCTTCTTTAATATCCAAACATGGTATGATTCTCTTTGTTAACACCTTTGTTTAATTAATAATTAAGAATTTTTTCAAGCCGTTGAGCTGTTACAATTATGGACAAACTTTCCACCTTAAACAATTATCAATTTTTAATTGTTAATTGTTCCAACGTAATTCTCCCTTCATAAATAGCTTTCCCGATAATCGCTCCGCTACAACCAATTTCTTTTAATTGAATAACGTCTTCCATTTTACTAACTCCACCACTTGCGATCAAACTCACTTCAGGATGTTGTTCCATTATTTTTTCATAAAGCTCAATCGATGGACCTTGCAATACGCCATCTTTAGAAATATCCGTACAAAAAATATTGTTTACTCCTAACGCGATCATCTTCCCGATAAAACTGAAAATATCAATCCCTCCATCTTCCAACCAACCGCTGATCTTTATTTTTTCATCCAATACATCGGCACCAATTAAAAATTTATCCGCACCAAACTCCAGCAACCACTCTTCCAATACTTGTGGTTGCTTTACTGCTAAGCTACCAATTGTAACGATCGCCGCTCCTGCATTAATAATATTTCCTACATCAGTAATGGTCTTTACACCTCCGCCAAAATCGATGATCAATTTTGTTTGTTTAACAATTGCTTCCAGCACGTTTAGGTTTACGATCTTTCCGGCTTTTGCTCCATCTAAGTCCACTACATGCAGTCGCTTTATTCCTGCATCTTCAAATTGTTTTGCTACTTCAACAGGATTATCATTATACACTTTCTGTTGTGCGTAATCGCCTTTTGTAAGACGAACACATTTACCATTGATTATATCTATTGCCGGAATGATTTCCATTATTTATTTTTTTGCCGGGAAGGCGGGAAGATGAAAAACGACTTACCGTCTTTCCGGCTATTTAATATTTATAAAATTCTTTAAAATTGTTTCGCCAATCGTTCCTGATTTTTCAGGATGGAATTGTACCGCATAGAAATTATCTTTCTGCAATGCAGAACTGTAGGGCAAAACATAATTAGTTGTCGCTACAGTTTCCTTACACAGTGCTGCATAATAGCTATGAACAAAATAAACATACGCATCATTGGGCAAGTTTGCAAACAATGGCGATTTGTAATCATAGATATTATTCCATCCGATCTGTGGCACTTTAACGTCCTTTGAAGGAAACAATTTTACGACAGTGTCAAATATTCCTAAACATCTCGTATCTCCTTCTTCGGAATGATTGCATAATAATTGTAATCCGAGGCAAATACCCAACACCGGCTGCTTTAACGAAACAATGAGTCTATCTAACTCACGCTCTTTTAAATATTGCATAGCCGCATTCGCATGTCCAACACCGGGAAAGATAACTTTATCTGCTTTTATTATTTCATCAGCATTGTCTGTCACAATTGCGTTTACACCTAACCGTTGCAAAGCGTATAACACGCTTTGCACATTGCCTGCATTGTATTTTATAATTGCGATACTCACAGCACTCCTTTTGTTGAGGGTAATGAATTATTATTAATATCTCTTTTAACTGCCATTTTAATTGCCTTTGCAAACGCTTTGAAAATAGCTTCTATTTTATGATGCTCATTATCACCTTCGGCTTTGATATTGAGATTTGCTTTTGCTGCATCACTGAATGATTTAAAGAAATGGAAGAACATCTCTGTCGGCATTTCTCCAATCTTTTCTCTTTTAAATTCAGCTTCCCAAACGATCCAGTTTCTTCCACCGAAATCAATAGCAACTTGTGCCAAGCAATCATCCATTGGCAATAAAAAGCCATATCGTTCTATGCCTTTCTTATTACCTAATGCTTTTAAAAATGCTTCGCCTAAAGCAATCCCTATGTCTTCTATCGTGTGGTGTTCATCAATATGCAGATCTCCTTTACATTCAACATTCAAATCAATACTTCCATGACGGGCAATTTGATCCAGCATGTGATCAAAAAATGCTAACCCCGTTTTTATATCAGCTTTTCCTGTTCCATCTAAATTTAGCTCAATATCGATCTTTGTTTCATTGGTATTTCTTGTATGCTTTACTATTCGCGGGGGTAATTTTAAAAATTCATAGATATCCTTCCAGTTGGGTGTTTCCAACGCTACAGTATCTTTTCGAAGTGTTTCTATAGCATCTTTAATTTCTTTTGCTCCCAATGAAACATCATTACTTAACCAAATGGCTTTACAACCTAAATTCTTTGCCAATTGAACATCGGTTATTCTATCGCCAATAACAAAAGAATTCGCAAGATCGTATTCAGGATTGTTGATGAATTTAGTTAACATTGCTGTACCCGGCTTACGCGTAGGTGCATTATCTTTTGCAAAAGTTCTATCAATAAATACATCATCAAACTGTATCCCTTCGTTTGATAAGCTATTGAGAATAAAATTTTGAACCGGCAAAAAGGTTTCTTCCGGAAAAGATGCAGTTCCTAATCCATCCTGGTTGCTTACCATCACCAGCTTAAAATCCAGTTCTACAGCTATTCTTGATAAATAACTGAATACACCCGGATAAAAAACAAGTTTATCAAATGAATCTATTTGATAAGTTGGCGGTGCTTCTTTTATTAAAACACCATCTCTGTCTATAAACAATATCTTCTTACTCATATTTATTCAATAAGTTTAGTAATTGTTTGTTTTCTTCCGGCGTGCCGATGGTGATGCGCAAACAATTTTCACACATTATTTCTTTACTTCTGTTACGAACGATAACACCATTGCCTGCCAGGTAATCATATAACTTATCGGCATCATCTACTTTCATTAAAAAGAAATTAGCATCGCTTGGATAAATAGTTTGTACAAAAGAGAAGTTTAATAATTCTTTTGCAAGATCTTCTCTCTCTGCTACAACTTCTTTGATCCAATCGTTCACCACTCCAGTATTTACTAAAGCATCCAATGCCAGCATCTGCGAAGCTTTGTTCACATTATACGGCGGCTTTACTTTATTAAACACATCTATTATATCCAACGATGCGTAAGCAAGTCCCAATCGTAAAGCCGCTAATCCCCAGGCTTTCGATAAAGTTTGCATTACAATTAAATTAGAGTATTCTGTCAGCTCCTGTATAAAAGATTTTTGCGACGAATAGTTAATGTATGCTTCATCAATGATAATGATACCCGGAAAATTATTTAACAGTAGTTCTACATCACTTCTATTCATATTATTTCCTGTGGGATTATTAGGAGAACACACAAAAAGAAGTTTTGTATTTTCATCTACTGCATTTAAAATACCTTCTACATCTAACTGAAAATTGGGCAATAGATTTACTTTTTTAATGGCTACATCATTAATATTAGCGCTTACTTCATACATTCCATATGTAGGCGGACAAACGATCACATTATCCTTTGCAGGGTTGCAAAAAATACGATATGCAAGGTCAATTACTTCATCACTCCCGTTACCAATAAAAATATTTTCAGCAGGAACACCCTTTATCTTAGCCAACTGAAATTTCAACTGCCATTGCAATGGATCAGGATAACGATTAAATGCATCTACTAGCGGTGAGCCGTAAGCATTTTCATTCGCATCCAAAAAAACAGAAGCCTCACCGGTAAACTCGTGTCTTGCCGATGAATAAGGCTTCAGCTTTTTTATATTATCTCTTATTAAATTTTCCAATTCAAATTTCATCTTACAAATTTTTTAACCTGATACTTACTGCGTTCTTATGAGCATCTAATCCTTCTGCAGCAGCCATTGCTTCTACAGCGCTTCCGATATTTTTAATTCCTTCTTTATTTAATTGTTGAAAGGTTATCTTCTTTACAAAACTATCTAACGATACGCCGCTGTATGCCTTTGCATAGCCATTAGTCGGCAATGTGTGATTGGTGCCAGATGCATAATCCCCCACACTCTCAGGAGAATAATGTCCCAAGAAAACACTTCCTGCATTTACCACGAGTTCTGATAATTTCTTAGCATTATCACTGGCAATTATTAAATGCTCTGCTGCATATTCATTCAAAAGATCAAAAGCTGTATCCGCATTTTCCATCACAACAAAACGACTATTTGCCAACGATTTTTCTGCAATCTCTTTTCGGGATAATAACGATAACTGTATTTTGATCTCTTTTTTTACTTTATCAATTATTGTTTGTGAATTAGCCACCAACAAAACCTGGCTATCTACACCATGTTCTGCCTGGCTTAACAGATCGGCCGCCACAAAAGCTGCTTCAGAAGTTTCATCAGCATATACTGCTACTTCACTTGGGCCCGCCGGCATGTCGATCGCAATACCATCTTTATTTATTAATTGCTTAGCGCAGGTTACATATTGATTACCCGGGCCAAAAATTTTGTATACCTGCGATACAGTTTTCGTTCCGTAAGCCATTGCCGCAATTGCCTGCACGCCACCGACCTTATAAATATTTTTTAATCCTATCAATTGCGCTACATATAATATTACAGGATTTACTTTGCCTTTTTTATCTGAAGGAGTACAAACTACGATCTCGCTACAACCCGCTATAGTAGCAGGTATTCCTAGCATCAACAATGTAGAAAATAAAGGCGCTGTGCCTCCCGGAATATACAATCCAACTTTTTGAATAGCAACCGGTTTACGCCAACATAAAACATGCTTAGTAGTTTGAATTTGCCTTACTGCCTCCTTTTGACTTTCGTGAAAAACCGTAATATTCTTCTTGGCTAATTCGATTGCTTCTTTTAATTCGTCACTAACTAAACCAATTGCTTCATTAATTTCTGCTTCAGTTACTTTTAAATCACTCAATTCAACGCCATCAAATTTTGTTGTGTACTTTTTTATTGCAGCATCGCCATGCTGCTTCACATCTTCCAATATAGCAGCAACAGTTGCTTCCAACGATTTATTATCGATCGTTGGTCGCTTTAAAATTTCGTTCCATTGCGCTTGAGATGGATTTATAAAAACATTATTCATTAGACTATCATTTTTTCAATCGGCATTACAATAATACCTTCCGCATCAAATTGTTTTAGTTTTTCAATTACTTCCCAAAAATCATTTTCATTCACTACGCTTTGCACACTGCTCCAGCCTTCTTCTGCCAAAGGCACTACAGTCGGGCTTTTCATGCCGGGCAACAACGAAAAAATATTTTTCAATTGTTTGTTCGGCGCGTTCAACATAATGTACTTATTATTCTTTGCCGTTTTAACAGAGTTAATACGTAACAATAATTTTTCCAGTATTGCTTTCTTTTCTGCAGATAAATTTTTATTAGCAGTTAATACGGCTTCTGATTTTAAAATAACTTCTACTTCTTTCAACCCATTGGTGAAAAGAGTGCTGCCGCTACTAACTAAATCACAAATGGCATCTGCCAAACCAATGCTTGGCGCTATTTCTACAGATCCACTGATCTCATGCACTTCCGCATTTACTTTATTATCGGCTAAATATTTTTGCAACAACACGGAATAACTTGTAGCGATCTTCAATCCATCCAGGTCTTTTACAGAATTATACTCAATAGATTTTGGAACAGCAATACTTAAGCGACACTTTCCAAATCCTAAGCGATAAACCAAATCAATATCCTTCGCTTTTTCAAGTAAAACATTTTCACCAACAATTCCTATATCTGCCACATTATCATAAACGTATTGCGGAATATCATCATCACGCAAAAAATAAACTTCTATAGGAAAATTAAAGGCAACCGCTTTTAATTGTTTGTTGCCATTGTTCAACTCAATTCCACATTCTTTTAAAAGCTTGATGGAATCTTCGTACAGTCTTCCTGATTTTTGAATTGCAATTTTCAGCATTTTATAATTATTATGTTATCGACTTTTATAATCCTGTTAAACATTCTTGTGTCACTCACTTATGCTTTTTCAGCCTTTATTCAGCTAAAAAACAAAGGGCTCACCTTAGTAAGCCCTTTGCAAGTTATGTTCAGCACATACAAATCAAAATAGCTTACCCGTTGGCAAGTGTATGATGATGGTGTGTATGTGTATTTTGTATCATTTGCGATGCAAAGAAAATACGAAGATTTTATTTTTCCAAATAAAATTTAATGCTCCTGTCCATTAAAGTGAAATATCCTGAAGACCTAAGCCTGGTAAGGAATTGTATAAAATACTGCCATTATCAAAATTTATACCTTCTCCCATATTTTCTGACAATAGTAAAGTTCCATCCATATCAACATAATCTAATAAAGGTGCTAATTGTGCAATAGCTGCAGTCCCAACAGCCGTTTCATTCATACAGCCGACCATTACTTTTAAACCTAATTCTCGTGCTTTTGTGATCATTCTTCGTGCAGGTGTTATGCCGCTACATTTTGTAAGCTTAATATTAATACCATGAAAATGATTTACACATTTCTCCACATCAGCTTCTATAACACAAGATTCATCTGCAATAACCGGCAATGCAGACTCTTTGAATAAAATCTTCATCCCTTGCCAATCATCTTTTGCCAAGGGTTGTTCTACAAACTCAACTCCCAACGCTTTTAATTGAGGTATTTTATTCAATGCCTGTTCCAATGTCCATGCTGCATTGGCATCAACCCTAAAAATCGCATTAGTGTGTTTTCTTAATTCAGCTACTGTTTCAATATCATTTTCAAAACCTACTTTTATTTTATAGATCGGCCAAGGTTTTTCTTTTATCTTTTCAACCATCTTTTCTATTGTATCAATGCCAATCGTATAATCTGTAAGTGGTGCTTTTGAGATATCTAAATTCCACAACTCATGCAATTGCTTTCTTTTCAGTTTCCCATATAGATCCCATCCTGCCATATCCAACGCACACACCAAAAAATTATTAGCAGGATATAAATGATGCAGGTAATGCCAATAACGTTCAGGGTCAGTAAAGGAAAATTTTTCTACAAATTGTTTTTTTCGTTCCAGGTCTTCTATCATCTTTTCTACAGTGATATTATAATAGTTGATCGCCGGCGCTTCGCCATACCCCTTGACACCAAAGTGTTTCAGCGCTACTATTAAGGTAGGTTGATGAGTTTTAGTGCCTTTTGAGATAGTAAAAGGATATTTAAATGGAAGATTAAATTGTTGGTATGAAACTTTCATATACTAAAGGGATAAAATTAGTTCTTTCTTTTCACGCAAAAACGCAAAGTAAATAAGCCGCTAAGAAAGTTTATTTTGCATGCCCATATTTACTGACGCAACCTGTAATCCTCGTGTTGTGTCTTTGATATGATTTCGTATCACATAAATTAATTATTATGGCAAAGAAAATATTCAAATGGGTCGGTATTGTTCTATTGGTATTGATCGGTACTGCATTTGCAGCTCCTTTCCTGTTTAAAGGAAAAATTATTGAGATCGTTAAAAAACAGATCAACGAAAACGTAAATGCAAAAGTTGATTTTAAAGATGTGGACATTTCGTTTTTCAGGCATTTCCCAAAAGTGGCTGTTGGCTTGGATGAATTAAGTGTTGTGGGCAATGATGTATTTGCAAAAGACACTTTATTTGCTGCTCAACGAATTGATGCTGCTTTAAATATCATGAGCGTTATCAGCGGAAAAGACATGACCATTTATTCCATTGATGTTGAATCTCCAAGAGTACATGCCATTGTTGATAAGAGCGGCGCAGTTAATTGGGATATTTCTAAGAAAGATACCACAAAAACGACAGACACGTCCAACTCAAAGCCTTTTAAAATGGCGTTACAACATTATGCTATCAAAAATGCTTACATCAGTTATGTGGATTCAGAATCAAATATGAGTACTGAAATTTTTGGATTGAATCATGAAGGCAAAGGAGATTTTACTTCCGATCTTTTTACACTACAAACAACCACCACTGCAGATGTCGTAAATTATTCTTATCATGGAATACCGTTTGTTTCCAATGCAAAAGCTACTGCAGATGCGGATATACAAGTGGATAACAAAACAAATACTTATTCCTTCAAGACAGATAAGATTTCGTTCAACGATTTAAATCTTAGCAGTGAAGGATATGTAAAATCTTTGACTGATACAGGTTATGCAATGGACATAAAATTTAAAACGCCTACTACTTCTTTTAAACAATTATTATCCTTAATTCCATCTATTTATAAAAATGATTTTGATAAAATAAAAACAGATGGCTCTGCTGTTTTTGATGGATATGTAAAAGGCACTTACAGCGCAACAAGCTTACCGGGATATTTTGTAGATATGCAGGTAAACAATGGATTTTTTCAATATCCTGATCTGCCGATGCCTGTGAAAAACATTACTGTAAAAGCACAATTAAGCAATCCTGACGGACAAACAGATAATACCGTTGTGGATATTCAACAAGGGCATATTGAAATGGCAAATGATCCGTTTGATTTTCGATTATTACTGAAAAAGCCCATCAGCAATATGTTTGTAGATGCTGCAGCAAAAGGCAAGCTCGATCTATCAAAAGTAACTCAGTTTGTAAAATTGGAACAAGGCACAAAATTGAGCGGCTTGATCAATGCGGATGTAAATGTAAAAGGAAACGTGAATGATATTGAACAACAGCATTACGACAAGTTTAGCGCCGGAGGATCTGTTAACATCAATAATCTGTTTTATGCTTCAAAAGATTATCCGCAAGGTGTAAGGGTTAATAACCTGCAAAGCAGCTTTACTCCTGCTAAGGTTGATATTGCCAACTTAAGTATGCAATTTTTAAAATCGAATATTACGGGTAGCGGACAGATCAACAACCTGTTACCATACATGCTCAAAAGCAAACCATTAAATGCTGCGTTATCTGTAAGCGCTGACTATATTAATTTAAATGACTGGATGGGATTGGCTGCTGATACCAGTTCTGCTAAAACTGCTACTACTCCTGTTACGGTATTCCCCGTACCGGGAAACCTGGATATCTTGTTAGATGCAAAAGCAGGTAAAGTTCATTATGACAACCTGGATATTCAAAACTTGTCAGGCAATGTAAAGATCAAAGATGAAACGGTAAGTATCAACAATGTAAAAGGCGATGCATTGGATGGAACAATTGGCATCACAGGTTCTTATTCAACCAAAGAAAGTAAAACAAAACCTGCTATTTCTTTCAGCTATAATGTTACA
The Ferruginibacter albus DNA segment above includes these coding regions:
- a CDS encoding dipeptide epimerase, with product MKVSYQQFNLPFKYPFTISKGTKTHQPTLIVALKHFGVKGYGEAPAINYYNITVEKMIEDLERKKQFVEKFSFTDPERYWHYLHHLYPANNFLVCALDMAGWDLYGKLKRKQLHELWNLDISKAPLTDYTIGIDTIEKMVEKIKEKPWPIYKIKVGFENDIETVAELRKHTNAIFRVDANAAWTLEQALNKIPQLKALGVEFVEQPLAKDDWQGMKILFKESALPVIADESCVIEADVEKCVNHFHGINIKLTKCSGITPARRMITKARELGLKVMVGCMNETAVGTAAIAQLAPLLDYVDMDGTLLLSENMGEGINFDNGSILYNSLPGLGLQDISL
- the hisC gene encoding histidinol-phosphate transaminase; protein product: MKFELENLIRDNIKKLKPYSSARHEFTGEASVFLDANENAYGSPLVDAFNRYPDPLQWQLKFQLAKIKGVPAENIFIGNGSDEVIDLAYRIFCNPAKDNVIVCPPTYGMYEVSANINDVAIKKVNLLPNFQLDVEGILNAVDENTKLLFVCSPNNPTGNNMNRSDVELLLNNFPGIIIIDEAYINYSSQKSFIQELTEYSNLIVMQTLSKAWGLAALRLGLAYASLDIIDVFNKVKPPYNVNKASQMLALDALVNTGVVNDWIKEVVAEREDLAKELLNFSFVQTIYPSDANFFLMKVDDADKLYDYLAGNGVIVRNRSKEIMCENCLRITIGTPEENKQLLNLLNKYE
- the hisG gene encoding ATP phosphoribosyltransferase, whose amino-acid sequence is MLKIAIQKSGRLYEDSIKLLKECGIELNNGNKQLKAVAFNFPIEVYFLRDDDIPQYVYDNVADIGIVGENVLLEKAKDIDLVYRLGFGKCRLSIAVPKSIEYNSVKDLDGLKIATSYSVLLQKYLADNKVNAEVHEISGSVEIAPSIGLADAICDLVSSGSTLFTNGLKEVEVILKSEAVLTANKNLSAEKKAILEKLLLRINSVKTAKNNKYIMLNAPNKQLKNIFSLLPGMKSPTVVPLAEEGWSSVQSVVNENDFWEVIEKLKQFDAEGIIVMPIEKMIV
- the hisD gene encoding histidinol dehydrogenase yields the protein MNNVFINPSQAQWNEILKRPTIDNKSLEATVAAILEDVKQHGDAAIKKYTTKFDGVELSDLKVTEAEINEAIGLVSDELKEAIELAKKNITVFHESQKEAVRQIQTTKHVLCWRKPVAIQKVGLYIPGGTAPLFSTLLMLGIPATIAGCSEIVVCTPSDKKGKVNPVILYVAQLIGLKNIYKVGGVQAIAAMAYGTKTVSQVYKIFGPGNQYVTCAKQLINKDGIAIDMPAGPSEVAVYADETSEAAFVAADLLSQAEHGVDSQVLLVANSQTIIDKVKKEIKIQLSLLSRKEIAEKSLANSRFVVMENADTAFDLLNEYAAEHLIIASDNAKKLSELVVNAGSVFLGHYSPESVGDYASGTNHTLPTNGYAKAYSGVSLDSFVKKITFQQLNKEGIKNIGSAVEAMAAAEGLDAHKNAVSIRLKNL
- the hisB gene encoding bifunctional histidinol-phosphatase/imidazoleglycerol-phosphate dehydratase HisB — its product is MSKKILFIDRDGVLIKEAPPTYQIDSFDKLVFYPGVFSYLSRIAVELDFKLVMVSNQDGLGTASFPEETFLPVQNFILNSLSNEGIQFDDVFIDRTFAKDNAPTRKPGTAMLTKFINNPEYDLANSFVIGDRITDVQLAKNLGCKAIWLSNDVSLGAKEIKDAIETLRKDTVALETPNWKDIYEFLKLPPRIVKHTRNTNETKIDIELNLDGTGKADIKTGLAFFDHMLDQIARHGSIDLNVECKGDLHIDEHHTIEDIGIALGEAFLKALGNKKGIERYGFLLPMDDCLAQVAIDFGGRNWIVWEAEFKREKIGEMPTEMFFHFFKSFSDAAKANLNIKAEGDNEHHKIEAIFKAFAKAIKMAVKRDINNNSLPSTKGVL